The genomic region ACTCTCCGGCTGCAGTTTCTTGCCCCCATTGCGCGACTGCTTCGCTTTTTTGCTCTTCAGAATGCCAATCCGTTGCTCTGGCTACTTCCCACACCCCATTTGTATGCCAAGCATTAACCCGCCTCCGGGCCGCCGATTCTCcgctccaccaccaccaccacgaCCGCCATGTGCAAGCCCGGTTTCTTGTTGCCGCGTATAATCTTGCAATGGTGTCGCCTTTCCATTTTCAGACTCTCCTTTCACTTCAAGGTGAAGTCTTTGTGGATGATGCAGCCGTTTTCTTACATTCAGTAATTTCGTCGGTTTGCCCTTTGTCAAATCTTGGACAGTTTGGGTTTTCAGTAGAGCTGACCTCTGCTCTGTTAGCTAAAGACAAGCTGAATGCTTTTGGGTTGATGGAGCCTTTTGATCAAGATAAAGAAAGGTCTGTAAGGGCATATGGGATTTATCCGAGGGCCTCGTTTTTCAATCATGATTGTCTCCCAAATGCATGTAGGTTCGATTATGTGGATTCGGCGTCTGATTTTAGCAATACCGACATTGTTGTAAGGGTAATCCATGATCTACCTGCGGGTAGGGAGATTTGCCTGAGTTATTTCCCTGTCAATCTTAAGTATTCAGAAAGGCAGCAGAGGTTGAAGGAGGATTATGGTTTTACATGTGGTTGTGATCGTTGCAATGTGGAGGCAAATTGGTCTGATAATGAGGAAGAAGGAGAGGGAGAAATTGGCCAAGAGGACGAAGATATGGACGAGGATGCTGATGATAATATGGGGGCTGATTTAGAGGCCACGGAATGTGGCATGTCgaaagaaaatgatgattttCCTCATGCTTACTTCTTCATGAGATACATGTGCAGTAGAGACAATTGTGGCGGTACTTTGGCTCCTTTACCCCCAGTCGATGCACGCCCATCTACCATTATGGAGTGCAACGTTTGCGGCAACTTGAGCAACTGTGAAGAAATGGATGGAAATGAGTGATTTCAGtgagtttcattaagtaattatCTCACTGTTCTTTCTGCTTGTTAACAAGTAATGGCTGGTTATGCATTCCGTATATTTCCTTCACTTCCTTTCTTGCACATGTTGAGCAACTGTGAAGAAATGGATGGAAATGAGTGATTTCAGtgagtttcattaagtaattatCTCACTGTTCTTTCTGCTTGTTAACAAGTAATGGCTGGTTATGCATTCCGTATATTTCCTTCACTTCCTTTCTTGCACATGTTCTCTATGTCTTAATTATCATGTAGGTGTAAGAGTTTTCTGTCTTTGAATGTTTACAGGGGAGGTTTCAGATAGCTGTTAAAATTTATGCTGCAAACATTTGCCTTTACATTTCAAACATAGGTTAATAACTGAAACTAAtacctttttcttgatctGTAGGTGAACAAACTCAGTTCAGTCCCAGAAAATTTTGAGCAGATTCTAGTAATGCTACATGTAACGGCTTTGACTTTTCTTCAACAAAGCCTCACATAAAGCACCGGTTTCTAAAGCTACTCGTTTAGCCGACAAAGTATCTGAATCAAGTCCTCAAGGTCGGACAAACACGGTGCATATGTATTACCTTTAGCTGTCTCTCTTGTGAAGGGCAAAGAGGTATAGCTTGCAAAAATCGTCATAAACAATTAGCTACTACGTAGTTTAGaatcttatttttgaaatcCATGCTTGAAATTTGAGATGCAAACATTAGCACCCTTATCAGCAATGGTTTCTGAACGGTTTCCTTATAGAGGTTGATCAGTTGGTTTCCTCAGTGTTTGGCTTTTCGTTCTTGCCTATCTTGTTTTATGAGTACCTAAAGAAGggtttgttttgtttatgCTGATGCTGCTGTTCTGATGCGCAGCATTTGATTTGGATTGTCCTATTATCTATAGATGTACCTCTTTGGGGGGATAACATTTTTGAGAGggtattttttgatttaagtATAAAGAATGTCCATtttccacacacacacacacaaaagggGGTGCAGAAATAACAACTGAAGGAGATGAGAGGAAATGATGAATATGCATCTATACTTTTACTCGTCTGGTGATCACACTTGTAGATTTctgaacaaaaatagaaagaatgaAGTAtgagctgctgctgctgcaaatGCTACTTTATTCTCATGCACTTGTACAACACCTCACCAAATTTCTGGAACATGTGTTTTTTCAAGTACATTTTCTCCACGTTCTCTCTACCTCTCTTTCCCATTTCTAGCCTTGCTGACGGATTCTGCAACAAGAATTCCAGATTCCTTGCAAGAACTTTAGCCCCTGGACGTCCTAACGGATGGAGGAGACCTGTTGCGTTGTGTTCGACAATCTCTCTTGTGCCTCCAGAGTCGGTCCCAAGAACCTGCACCCACAAAAAAATAGGTTTATTTACACTTACAGTCCATGAGAAGTATGAATGCCACCTCATTACtaacaataattatactgACATCTCGTCAGTCAacaaagaagagagaaattaaccagattaaataattttctggAACTTTTGACcctttgatttgaaattttgaatttcctcctgctttcttctttctctctatATATGCACACACCCAGGACTATACCCACATAGACATACACATAAATACACccatatatgaaaatatgtat from Sesamum indicum cultivar Zhongzhi No. 13 linkage group LG3, S_indicum_v1.0, whole genome shotgun sequence harbors:
- the LOC105157578 gene encoding histone-lysine N-methyltransferase ASHR2; this encodes MSDDNALIKMVEIENRGRALVSCRPLKAGEIVLKDSPIVLYSAFPLPAAGNYCSHCFRTISSNSPAAVSCPHCATASLFCSSECQSVALATSHTPFVCQALTRLRAADSPLHHHHHDRHVQARFLVAAYNLAMVSPFHFQTLLSLQGEVFVDDAAVFLHSVISSVCPLSNLGQFGFSVELTSALLAKDKLNAFGLMEPFDQDKERSVRAYGIYPRASFFNHDCLPNACRFDYVDSASDFSNTDIVVRVIHDLPAGREICLSYFPVNLKYSERQQRLKEDYGFTCGCDRCNVEANWSDNEEEGEGEIGQEDEDMDEDADDNMGADLEATECGMSKENDDFPHAYFFMRYMCSRDNCGGTLAPLPPVDARPSTIMECNVCGNLSNCEEMDGNE